The Leptospira sp. WS39.C2 genome contains a region encoding:
- a CDS encoding WbuC family cupin fold metalloprotein — MQEIQIIDSELIGNLITKAKQADRKRTNHNFHEQREVYQRFLNVLSKHTYISPHRHLSDPKPETFVVLEGEIGFLIFEEDGKIKESHKLSSNGPKRGIDLQPGVWHSLVCLTEVAVCFEGKSGPYDPTIDKEFHPHFPLEGDSNVSKTIQYFESLFV; from the coding sequence TTGCAGGAAATACAAATCATTGATTCCGAACTCATCGGAAACCTAATCACAAAAGCAAAACAAGCAGATAGAAAACGTACGAATCATAATTTCCACGAACAAAGGGAAGTTTACCAGCGGTTTCTAAATGTTTTATCCAAACACACATACATTTCGCCTCACAGACATTTGTCCGATCCAAAACCCGAAACCTTTGTTGTCCTAGAAGGAGAGATTGGATTTTTGATTTTTGAAGAAGATGGAAAAATCAAAGAGTCCCACAAACTTTCTTCGAATGGACCAAAACGTGGGATCGATTTACAACCAGGAGTGTGGCATAGTTTGGTTTGTTTGACTGAGGTAGCTGTTTGTTTTGAAGGAAAATCTGGTCCTTATGATCCAACCATTGACAAAGAATTTCATCCTCATTTCCCACTAGAGGGAGATTCAAACGTTTCTAAAACAATCCAATACTTTGAATCTTTATTTGTATGA
- a CDS encoding PHB depolymerase family esterase, whose amino-acid sequence MKDYSFNRFLISIVFMLTFPFTFFCKSLPTVVPVKDHILDTIVSDGIVRTFRFYIPKNRFETRLPVIFILHGGGGTGEGMIYLSRMSEKAEEYGFIAVYPDGYANRWNDGRKIEHSLTDKRNTNDVQFFRDMVQYLNKKIQVDHDRIHVVGISNGGFMTQRLLCEANDLFHSGYSVAAVTSKGLTEICPNLPNKSIGFIMGTADDVIPYAGGTVSIPKDMSVNAERIPAGEVLSFEDSLKFWSSNFQCKEKTKTKKRHLNQFWKRDIDYTKLVDCSGDGIVEGYLIPGGGHIWPNGFYYHNEKQYGYLSKDLDTREIVLQFFRKADSKEKLVNNASFGN is encoded by the coding sequence ATGAAGGATTATTCTTTTAACCGATTTCTCATTTCTATTGTATTTATGTTAACGTTTCCATTTACTTTTTTTTGTAAGTCATTACCAACAGTCGTTCCTGTCAAAGACCATATATTGGATACAATTGTGTCTGATGGAATCGTAAGAACCTTTCGTTTTTATATTCCAAAAAATAGATTCGAAACTCGACTACCGGTAATTTTTATTCTACATGGAGGTGGTGGGACAGGTGAAGGAATGATCTACCTTTCTCGTATGTCTGAAAAAGCAGAAGAGTATGGATTCATAGCGGTTTATCCAGATGGTTATGCGAATAGGTGGAACGATGGTAGGAAAATCGAACATTCACTTACCGACAAACGGAATACAAATGATGTTCAGTTTTTTCGGGATATGGTACAATATTTAAACAAAAAAATTCAAGTAGACCATGACCGTATTCATGTAGTTGGTATCTCCAATGGTGGTTTCATGACACAGCGTTTGTTATGCGAAGCAAACGATTTGTTCCACTCTGGGTACTCTGTAGCAGCAGTGACATCCAAAGGACTTACAGAAATTTGTCCAAACCTACCAAACAAATCTATTGGATTTATAATGGGAACGGCCGACGACGTCATCCCTTATGCGGGGGGAACAGTTTCCATTCCGAAAGATATGAGTGTAAATGCTGAAAGAATTCCTGCAGGAGAAGTATTGTCATTTGAAGATTCACTTAAATTTTGGAGTTCGAATTTCCAATGTAAGGAAAAAACCAAAACCAAAAAAAGGCATTTGAATCAATTTTGGAAACGAGATATTGATTACACCAAACTTGTCGATTGTTCTGGGGATGGAATCGTGGAAGGATATTTGATCCCCGGTGGAGGTCATATTTGGCCTAACGGATTTTATTATCATAACGAAAAACAATATGGATATTTAAGTAAGGACTTGGATACGCGAGAGATTGTGTTACAATTTTTCCGAAAGGCAGATTCTAAAGAAAAGTTGGTAAACAATGCATCATTCGGAAATTAG